One Microbacterium sp. No. 7 genomic window carries:
- a CDS encoding MFS transporter, whose amino-acid sequence MTGPTHGTAPGAPSSPPQIALLLGAVFLVYLGQMTLNPIIAPLSREVGLAEWQIGVTISTAAVVLVLTSQFWGRRSQSWGRKPVLVAAFTLAAITMALFALVSHLGMIGLLTGTGLFALFVLLRGVGFGSAIAAVPPTAQAYIADVTDDEATRVKGMAGIGAVSGIAMIAGAVVGGVLAVGGLIVPLIAVPMLLFAGLVLIAVRLRREPRHELIERPARVSPFDARVWPFLLAGFGMFTALGFIQVITGFIVQDRLGLDARMTGVLTGAALFAAGVGLVVAQAVIVPRSGWSAPTLLKVGAPIAVAGFAVYAVDGGPVLLFAALVVMGLGLGIAMPGYTAGPTLLVRREEQGGLAGLTTATTGLTFVVAPTLSTALYGVWAPLPIIIGGVIMAIVAVFVLAHPRFRRPPAPPADAGA is encoded by the coding sequence ATGACCGGGCCGACACACGGAACGGCGCCCGGGGCGCCGTCGTCCCCGCCGCAGATCGCCCTGCTGCTCGGCGCGGTGTTCCTCGTCTACCTGGGGCAGATGACGCTGAACCCGATCATCGCGCCGCTGTCGCGCGAGGTGGGGCTGGCCGAGTGGCAGATCGGCGTGACCATCAGCACCGCAGCGGTCGTGCTCGTGCTCACGAGCCAGTTCTGGGGCCGCCGCTCCCAGTCCTGGGGCCGCAAGCCCGTGCTCGTCGCCGCCTTCACCCTCGCCGCGATCACGATGGCGCTGTTCGCGCTCGTCTCCCACCTCGGCATGATCGGGCTCCTCACCGGAACCGGGCTGTTCGCGCTGTTCGTGCTGCTGCGCGGCGTCGGCTTCGGCTCCGCGATCGCGGCCGTCCCTCCCACCGCGCAGGCCTACATCGCGGATGTCACCGACGACGAGGCCACCCGGGTCAAGGGCATGGCGGGCATCGGCGCCGTCTCCGGCATCGCCATGATCGCCGGCGCCGTCGTCGGCGGCGTGCTCGCCGTCGGCGGCCTCATCGTGCCGCTCATCGCCGTTCCCATGCTCCTGTTCGCCGGGCTCGTGCTGATCGCGGTCCGGCTGCGCCGCGAGCCCCGGCACGAGCTCATCGAGCGGCCGGCCCGGGTGAGCCCGTTCGACGCGCGGGTGTGGCCGTTCCTGCTCGCCGGGTTCGGCATGTTCACCGCGCTGGGCTTCATCCAGGTCATCACCGGCTTCATCGTCCAGGACCGCCTGGGGCTCGACGCGCGCATGACCGGCGTCCTCACCGGCGCCGCCCTGTTCGCGGCCGGCGTCGGACTCGTGGTCGCGCAGGCCGTCATCGTGCCGCGCAGCGGCTGGTCGGCCCCGACCCTGCTCAAGGTCGGGGCGCCGATCGCCGTCGCCGGCTTCGCCGTCTACGCCGTCGACGGCGGGCCCGTGCTGCTGTTCGCGGCGCTCGTGGTCATGGGGCTGGGCCTGGGGATCGCGATGCCCGGCTACACCGCCGGCCCCACGCTCCTGGTGCGCCGCGAGGAACAGGGCGGGCTGGCGGGGCTCACGACCGCGACCACCGGCCTGACGTTCGTCGTCGCCCCGACCCTCAGCACCGCGCTGTACGGCGTGTGGGCGCCGCTGCCGATCATCATCGGCGGCGTCATCATGGCGATCGTCGCGGTGTTCGTGCTGGCCCATCCGCGATTCCGGCGCCCGCCCGCGCCTCCCGCCGACGCCGGAGCCTAG
- a CDS encoding TetR/AcrR family transcriptional regulator, producing the protein MDENENSDRPRRPGRPRLDGPVPPVTRASIAEAALGLAADRGFPALTMRSLAERLGVTVRALYNHVADRQDVVDLVAARIMELHPQRRLDAADRETSVRALYHDTREAYRRMGRALLFSLDETVTPVEVPPERVLLPERLLAFLTDVGLSLPDALAWRAQFLGDVFGFALMIDHRYDRADARERRSMQDPVPRGWLDAHPEIDAPRSRAAADLPDSTSDELFERLVDRAVLSLDALAARRARQG; encoded by the coding sequence GTGGACGAGAACGAGAACAGCGACCGCCCCCGGCGCCCCGGCCGCCCGAGGCTCGACGGCCCTGTGCCGCCGGTCACCCGCGCGTCCATCGCGGAGGCCGCCCTGGGCCTCGCCGCCGATCGCGGGTTCCCCGCGCTCACCATGCGCAGCCTTGCCGAGCGGCTCGGCGTCACCGTGCGCGCCCTCTACAACCACGTCGCGGACCGGCAGGACGTCGTCGATCTCGTCGCGGCGCGCATCATGGAGCTGCACCCGCAGCGCCGTCTCGACGCCGCCGACCGGGAGACGAGCGTGCGGGCGCTCTATCACGACACGCGCGAGGCCTACCGCAGGATGGGCCGGGCGCTGCTGTTCTCGCTCGACGAGACCGTCACTCCCGTCGAGGTGCCGCCGGAGCGCGTCCTCCTGCCGGAGCGGCTGCTCGCGTTCCTCACCGACGTCGGCCTGAGCCTGCCCGACGCGCTGGCATGGCGCGCGCAGTTCCTCGGCGACGTCTTCGGCTTCGCCCTCATGATCGACCACCGCTACGACCGCGCCGATGCGAGAGAGCGCCGCTCGATGCAGGACCCGGTGCCCCGGGGATGGCTGGACGCGCACCCCGAGATCGACGCCCCCCGCTCGCGGGCGGCGGCCGACCTGCCCGACAGCACCAGCGACGAGCTCTTCGAGCGCCTGGTCGATCGCGCCGTGCTCAGCCTCGACGCCCTGGCCGCGCGCCGCGCGCGGCAGGGCTGA
- a CDS encoding ABC transporter ATP-binding protein, giving the protein MTLTPLDEKTSPLGDAPAGERLTVGAVVSRHRRGLILSAVFAIVAGVCSLAPYVAVYAVTVALFDPDGGGADAIGWIAGATAAAIVVRAVASGLSTHAGHVAAYRVLADLRRAIARTLQRLPLGRVQARSAGEMKKLLHDDVEQLEEALAHGVPDMAAAAAVPVATTALLFAVDWRLALVALGSLALLVLVSAVGVRAAMPGNRLLAAHTSVLNRAVLGYLQGIKVIRGFLRPDSGYDQARDAIVASGELSARVTAGPLRWLVATMSAATGLAVALLIPVAGVWFADGAIGLPTLALFLLVGLAYLSPVIGLVGTIATIMARIQFSAGSIREILAEPVLPEPVRPREPERFDVAFDRVSFAYGEDAGPVLSDLTLRIPEGARFALVGPTGAGKSTVARLVARFWDVAAGAVSIGGVDVRDIPQAALARLVAFVQQDEYLFAASLRENIRIARPGATDAEVEAAGRAAQLDELAADLPHGWDTELPGGGGTLSGGQRQRVSIARALLKDAPVIVLDEATASLDAETERATLAAIAELTAGRTVIAIAHRLATIRSAERIAFLERGVLEAEGTHDELLAASDGYARLWAAYTSATGWHLDRDAGAPLVPIPGPAPHPAAVDERDAAARAIVTPGLGALGFGRQWIRLLGRGRPALLRRGLPRLLLEGLVRGIPLVAVFLILNAAIAFVSGGAALEARLVWIVTGILVAGLVLRLLVAQWANRTVWSIAAASKTDLQLSVVERLRRVPLGFFSRIDNGRVTTLIGNDIVMIDFQNVPQQIAGALVQPIYVTIALLVIDARLALAALIGLPVFWAITALSDRVYHRVFTDVHAARREATTILLEQARGAAVLRGNPASFIASRFEHAVARLERASVDMSVRATPAIGLGAIAIESGLVALIVAGGALYAGGAVPATTLLLFLLLSLTLYQPIQELGVLAGYRHNQEQIAQKIAEVWDAPVLPEPARPATPADASVEFCDVTFGYDDADDADGRGPVLRGVSFRVEPGAIAALVGPSGSGKSTIANLAARLWDPDAGSVRIGGRDLRDLGTDTVMRMVTTVYQDVYLFHDTIRFNVAIGRPGATDDEVWGALAAAQIDDEVRVLPNGLDTVVDDGGTNLSGGQRQRISIARALLKDAPIVILDEAVASVDPDTEARIQDAIGRLAAGRTVLVVAHRLDTVRDVDQILTVAGGTVAGAVPR; this is encoded by the coding sequence GTGACCCTTACTCCTCTCGACGAGAAGACCTCTCCGCTCGGCGACGCCCCGGCGGGCGAGCGTCTCACGGTCGGCGCCGTCGTCTCCCGCCATCGGCGCGGCCTGATCCTGTCGGCCGTGTTCGCGATCGTGGCGGGCGTGTGCTCGCTGGCGCCCTACGTCGCTGTCTACGCGGTGACGGTCGCACTGTTCGACCCCGACGGCGGGGGAGCGGACGCGATCGGATGGATCGCCGGGGCGACCGCGGCGGCGATCGTGGTGCGGGCCGTGGCCTCGGGCCTGTCGACGCACGCCGGACACGTCGCCGCGTACCGTGTGCTCGCCGATCTGCGACGGGCGATCGCCCGCACCCTGCAGCGGCTGCCGCTCGGCCGCGTGCAGGCGCGCTCGGCGGGGGAGATGAAGAAGCTGCTGCACGACGACGTGGAGCAGCTGGAGGAGGCGCTCGCGCACGGCGTGCCCGACATGGCGGCGGCCGCGGCGGTGCCCGTGGCGACGACGGCGCTGCTGTTCGCGGTGGACTGGCGCCTCGCGCTGGTCGCCCTGGGATCGCTCGCGCTGCTGGTGCTGGTGTCGGCGGTGGGCGTGAGAGCGGCGATGCCGGGCAACAGGCTGCTCGCCGCGCACACGAGCGTGCTCAACCGGGCGGTACTCGGCTACCTGCAGGGGATCAAGGTGATCCGCGGCTTCCTGCGGCCCGACTCCGGCTACGACCAGGCCCGGGACGCCATCGTCGCCTCCGGGGAGCTGAGCGCCCGCGTCACCGCCGGACCGCTGCGGTGGCTGGTCGCCACGATGTCGGCCGCGACCGGGCTCGCGGTCGCCCTGCTGATCCCCGTGGCCGGCGTGTGGTTCGCCGACGGCGCGATCGGGCTGCCGACCCTCGCGCTGTTCCTGCTCGTCGGGCTGGCCTACCTGTCTCCCGTCATCGGGCTGGTGGGGACGATCGCGACGATCATGGCGCGCATCCAGTTCTCGGCCGGCTCGATCCGCGAGATCCTCGCCGAGCCGGTGCTGCCCGAGCCGGTGCGCCCGCGGGAGCCCGAGCGGTTCGACGTCGCCTTCGACCGGGTCTCCTTCGCCTACGGAGAGGATGCCGGCCCCGTGCTGTCCGACCTGACCCTGCGCATCCCCGAGGGCGCGCGGTTCGCGCTGGTCGGCCCGACCGGTGCCGGGAAGTCCACGGTCGCCCGGCTGGTCGCCCGGTTCTGGGACGTCGCCGCGGGCGCGGTCTCGATCGGCGGCGTCGACGTGCGCGACATCCCCCAGGCGGCGCTGGCCCGGCTGGTCGCGTTCGTCCAGCAGGACGAGTACCTCTTCGCCGCGAGCCTGCGGGAGAACATCCGCATCGCCCGCCCGGGGGCGACCGACGCCGAGGTCGAGGCCGCCGGTCGCGCCGCCCAGCTGGACGAGCTGGCGGCCGATCTCCCGCACGGCTGGGACACCGAGCTCCCGGGCGGGGGCGGGACGCTGTCCGGCGGGCAGCGTCAGCGCGTCTCCATCGCCCGCGCCCTGCTCAAGGACGCTCCGGTGATCGTGCTGGACGAGGCCACGGCATCGCTCGACGCCGAGACCGAGCGGGCGACGCTCGCCGCGATCGCCGAGCTGACCGCCGGCCGCACGGTCATCGCCATCGCCCATCGGCTGGCGACGATCCGGAGCGCCGAGCGGATCGCCTTCCTCGAGCGCGGCGTGCTCGAGGCCGAGGGCACGCACGACGAGCTCCTCGCCGCGAGCGACGGCTACGCCCGGCTCTGGGCGGCCTACACCAGCGCGACCGGCTGGCATCTGGATCGCGACGCGGGCGCGCCCCTCGTCCCGATCCCGGGACCCGCACCGCACCCCGCCGCCGTCGACGAACGCGACGCCGCGGCGCGGGCGATCGTCACGCCCGGCCTCGGTGCGCTCGGCTTCGGCCGGCAGTGGATCAGGCTCCTCGGCCGCGGCCGGCCCGCCCTGCTGCGCCGCGGACTGCCCAGGCTGCTGCTGGAGGGACTCGTGCGCGGGATCCCGCTCGTGGCGGTGTTCCTGATCCTGAACGCCGCGATCGCCTTCGTCTCGGGCGGCGCGGCCCTCGAGGCGCGCCTCGTCTGGATCGTCACCGGCATCCTCGTCGCGGGGCTCGTGCTGCGGCTGCTGGTCGCGCAGTGGGCCAACCGCACGGTGTGGTCCATCGCGGCGGCGTCCAAGACCGACCTGCAGCTGTCCGTCGTCGAGCGGCTGCGCCGCGTGCCCCTCGGCTTCTTCTCCCGCATCGACAACGGGCGCGTCACGACCCTCATCGGCAACGACATCGTCATGATCGACTTCCAGAACGTGCCGCAGCAGATCGCGGGCGCCCTCGTCCAGCCGATCTACGTCACGATCGCCCTGCTCGTGATCGACGCGCGCCTGGCCCTCGCCGCCCTCATCGGGCTGCCGGTCTTCTGGGCGATCACAGCACTGAGCGACCGCGTCTACCACCGCGTGTTCACCGACGTGCACGCCGCCCGCCGCGAGGCGACCACGATCCTCCTCGAGCAGGCGAGGGGAGCGGCGGTGCTGCGCGGCAACCCCGCATCCTTCATCGCGAGCCGCTTCGAGCACGCGGTCGCCCGGCTCGAACGGGCGAGCGTCGACATGTCCGTGCGGGCGACCCCCGCGATCGGGCTCGGCGCGATCGCCATCGAGTCCGGCCTCGTCGCCCTCATCGTCGCCGGCGGCGCCCTGTACGCCGGTGGCGCGGTGCCCGCCACGACGCTGCTGCTGTTCCTCCTGCTGTCCCTCACGCTCTACCAGCCCATCCAGGAGCTCGGCGTGCTCGCCGGCTACCGTCACAACCAGGAGCAGATCGCGCAGAAGATCGCCGAGGTCTGGGACGCGCCCGTCCTGCCCGAGCCCGCCCGCCCCGCGACGCCCGCGGACGCCTCGGTCGAGTTCTGCGACGTGACCTTCGGCTACGACGACGCGGATGACGCCGACGGCCGCGGCCCGGTGCTCCGCGGCGTCTCGTTCCGCGTCGAGCCCGGCGCGATCGCCGCCCTCGTCGGCCCCTCGGGATCGGGCAAGTCCACGATCGCGAACCTCGCCGCCAGACTGTGGGACCCCGACGCCGGCTCGGTCCGCATCGGCGGCCGAGATCTGCGCGATCTCGGCACCGACACGGTCATGCGCATGGTCACGACCGTGTACCAGGACGTCTACCTCTTCCACGACACGATCCGCTTCAACGTCGCCATCGGGCGCCCGGGCGCGACCGACGACGAGGTCTGGGGCGCCCTCGCCGCGGCGCAGATCGACGACGAGGTGCGCGTTCTGCCGAACGGGCTCGACACCGTCGTCGACGACGGCGGCACGAACCTCTCCGGCGGGCAGCGCCAGCGGATCTCCATCGCCCGCGCCCTCCTGAAGGACGCGCCCATCGTGATCCTCGACGAGGCCGTCGCCAGCGTCGACCCCGACACCGAGGCGCGCATCCAGGACGCCATCGGCCGGCTCGCCGCGGGCCGCACCGTGCTCGTCGTCGCCCATCGGCTCGACACCGTCCGCGACGTCGACCAGATCCTCACCGTGGCGGGCGGGACCGTCGCCGGTGCGGTCCCGCGGTGA
- a CDS encoding NAD(P)/FAD-dependent oxidoreductase produces the protein MPTQPQILDALVIGAGPAGIGTALALAAVEDLTFGVLERGRIGQTFLDWPAQQTFLTPSFTGNGFGATDLNAVHPKTSPAFSLGVDYPTGPQYARYLRGVATHFRVPVLDGTEVTAVVRRDDVFALESSRGPVLARSLVWAGGEFHEPLAPRISGSGLSDLAGAPAAWEPREGRVLVIGGYESGVDIACHHVEHGAHVTVVDGSTPWHAGAGSDPSFQLAPRSRVRLRAAEATGRLTLLGARAGAVKRDGAEWSVRLDDGIRVIADSRPIAATGYGPGLGPVDRLFARRADGWPELDDDDQSTIAPGLFLSGPAIRHGGLKFCFVYKFRQRFAHIARVIGERAGKDVSALEAWRAAGMLTDDLSCCGVECAC, from the coding sequence ATGCCGACCCAACCCCAGATCCTCGACGCCCTCGTCATCGGTGCCGGCCCCGCCGGCATCGGCACCGCCCTCGCCCTCGCCGCCGTGGAGGACCTGACCTTCGGCGTGCTCGAACGCGGGCGGATCGGGCAGACGTTCCTGGACTGGCCCGCGCAGCAGACGTTCCTCACGCCGTCGTTCACCGGCAACGGCTTCGGCGCGACCGATCTGAACGCGGTGCACCCGAAGACCTCTCCGGCGTTCAGCCTCGGCGTCGACTATCCGACCGGGCCGCAGTATGCGAGGTACCTGCGCGGCGTCGCGACGCACTTCCGCGTTCCGGTGCTCGACGGCACCGAGGTCACCGCGGTGGTGCGGCGCGACGACGTCTTCGCGCTCGAGTCCAGCAGGGGACCGGTGCTCGCGCGGTCGCTCGTCTGGGCCGGCGGGGAGTTCCACGAGCCTCTGGCGCCGCGCATCTCCGGCAGCGGCCTCTCCGACCTCGCCGGTGCGCCCGCGGCGTGGGAGCCGCGCGAGGGCCGCGTGCTCGTGATCGGGGGCTACGAGTCGGGCGTCGACATCGCCTGCCATCACGTCGAGCACGGCGCGCACGTCACGGTCGTCGACGGCTCGACCCCGTGGCACGCCGGCGCCGGATCCGACCCGTCGTTCCAGCTGGCGCCGCGCTCGAGGGTCCGGCTGAGGGCCGCGGAGGCCACCGGACGGCTGACCCTCCTCGGCGCGCGCGCCGGCGCCGTCAAGCGTGACGGCGCCGAGTGGAGCGTGCGTCTCGACGACGGCATCCGCGTCATCGCCGACTCGCGTCCGATCGCCGCCACCGGCTACGGACCCGGCCTCGGTCCGGTCGATCGGCTGTTCGCGCGCCGCGCCGACGGCTGGCCCGAGCTCGACGACGACGATCAGTCGACGATCGCGCCGGGCCTGTTCCTGTCGGGCCCGGCGATCCGCCACGGCGGCCTGAAGTTCTGCTTCGTCTACAAGTTCCGGCAGCGCTTCGCGCACATCGCGCGCGTCATCGGCGAGCGCGCGGGCAAGGACGTCAGCGCCCTGGAGGCGTGGCGCGCCGCGGGCATGCTCACCGACGACCTCTCCTGCTGCGGCGTGGAGTGCGCATGCTGA
- a CDS encoding arsenic resistance protein produces the protein MLTAAPRGGLTTVLFLAAIAVGSLLGSLAPTAAEGVAGLTDPLILLLVGLLFLTLRLDGLSALRRAPRTVLLAIGMNFLVVPLVALALTALLPDQALRLGVLVYCLAPCTDWFLGFTRLAGGDTMAGAALIPVQLTLQLLLYPVWLALFAGAHADGVLAAAGPTLLAWFVLPAAAGLGLRLALRAVLSGAQRSTVVAAADRAVPAVIGAVIATIFAGNVGTILADPTAFARVLVVVFLFFAVTYGLGEGVSRMLRLRHAEHAALTMAVSARNAPLMLALTTIALPDQPMVHAAIILGMLIEFPHLTVVTQLLRRQRRPAGASAAEPTVPA, from the coding sequence ATGCTGACGGCCGCGCCGCGCGGCGGGCTCACGACCGTGCTGTTCCTCGCCGCGATCGCGGTCGGGAGCCTGCTCGGCTCCCTCGCGCCGACCGCGGCCGAGGGGGTCGCGGGTCTCACGGATCCGCTGATCCTGCTGCTGGTCGGACTGCTCTTCCTCACGCTGCGGCTCGACGGCCTCTCCGCGCTGCGCCGCGCGCCGCGCACGGTGCTGCTCGCGATCGGGATGAACTTCCTCGTGGTGCCGCTGGTCGCCCTCGCGCTCACGGCGCTGCTGCCGGACCAGGCGCTGCGCCTGGGCGTGCTCGTCTACTGCCTCGCGCCGTGCACGGACTGGTTCCTCGGCTTCACACGCCTGGCCGGCGGCGACACGATGGCCGGAGCCGCGCTCATCCCCGTGCAGCTGACGCTGCAGCTGCTGCTGTATCCGGTGTGGCTGGCGCTCTTCGCGGGCGCGCACGCCGACGGGGTCCTCGCCGCGGCGGGACCGACGCTGCTGGCCTGGTTCGTCCTCCCCGCCGCCGCCGGTCTCGGGCTGCGGCTGGCGCTGCGCGCCGTGCTGTCCGGGGCGCAGCGCAGCACGGTCGTCGCGGCCGCGGATCGTGCCGTGCCGGCCGTCATCGGGGCGGTGATCGCGACGATCTTCGCGGGCAACGTCGGCACGATCCTCGCGGACCCGACCGCGTTCGCCCGCGTGCTGGTCGTCGTGTTCCTGTTCTTCGCCGTCACGTACGGGCTCGGCGAGGGCGTCTCCCGGATGCTCCGGCTCCGGCATGCGGAGCACGCCGCGCTCACGATGGCCGTGTCGGCCCGCAACGCGCCGCTGATGCTCGCGCTCACGACGATCGCCCTCCCCGATCAGCCGATGGTGCACGCGGCGATCATCCTGGGCATGCTCATCGAGTTCCCCCATCTGACCGTCGTCACCCAGCTGCTGCGCCGGCAGCGGCGGCCGGCCGGTGCCTCCGCCGCCGAGCCGACGGTGCCGGCGTAG
- a CDS encoding L-threonylcarbamoyladenylate synthase: protein MPNTTASAPTVRWNGGLQHEAVELLRSGGGLVVSPTKVGYVIVAVDAAGLERKFEVKRRPRRKPGVVLCGSLDQLVTLAELSDEVEGFYRTHWRQDVLLGCILPWTRHGRAHIPPGAEELVMDDRATSCFVVRFGEPGERIARALWDRDHTVLFASSANPSGQGNRGRVDGIGERIARGVDLVIEADDYVRSVQPDTGSRYEQGVMVSFVDGDGELVPEQRGARGVSPAPTVIRGGLAQDRIVANLAAQFPTWDYRHGQHY from the coding sequence ATGCCGAACACGACCGCATCCGCCCCGACCGTCCGCTGGAACGGCGGCCTGCAGCACGAGGCCGTCGAGCTGCTCCGATCCGGAGGCGGGCTCGTCGTCAGCCCCACGAAGGTCGGCTACGTCATCGTCGCCGTCGACGCCGCCGGCCTCGAGCGCAAGTTCGAGGTCAAACGCCGCCCGCGTCGAAAGCCGGGCGTCGTCCTCTGCGGCTCGCTCGACCAGCTCGTCACGCTCGCCGAGCTCAGCGACGAGGTCGAGGGCTTCTACCGCACGCACTGGCGGCAGGACGTGCTGCTCGGCTGCATCCTGCCGTGGACGCGGCACGGTCGCGCCCACATCCCGCCGGGGGCCGAGGAGCTCGTCATGGACGACCGCGCGACGAGCTGCTTCGTCGTGCGCTTCGGCGAGCCCGGCGAACGGATCGCACGCGCACTGTGGGACCGCGATCACACCGTCCTCTTCGCGAGCTCGGCGAACCCATCGGGACAGGGCAATCGCGGCCGCGTCGACGGCATCGGCGAGCGCATCGCCCGAGGCGTCGATCTCGTCATCGAGGCCGACGACTACGTGCGCTCGGTCCAGCCCGACACGGGCAGCCGGTACGAGCAGGGCGTCATGGTCTCCTTCGTGGACGGCGACGGCGAGCTCGTGCCCGAGCAGCGCGGTGCCCGCGGCGTCTCCCCCGCCCCGACGGTGATCCGCGGCGGGCTCGCTCAGGATCGCATCGTCGCCAACCTCGCCGCACAGTTCCCGACGTGGGACTACCGGCACGGGCAGCACTACTGA
- a CDS encoding phosphosulfolactate synthase has protein sequence MSNAIPFDTAFNFVPRAHRPEKPRRFGITEIRAPYYATFGTRHLQDVFDVAGNWVDGIKWAGGSFSLVPPEQVRAFSDIAHENGAYVSSGGWIETVLRYGPDAVDQYLKEAKEVGFDVIEISTGFIMLPTSGLLRLVDKVVKAGLKAKPELGIQIGSGGDSGEAELAAETKKDVGDLVDRAQQALEAGADIIMIESEGITENVTEWNTGAAAAIINGVGLENVMFEAADGPVFEWYVKNYGNEVNLFVDHSQILQLEGLRQNIWGNKSTWGRVINPA, from the coding sequence ATGAGCAACGCCATCCCCTTCGACACCGCGTTCAACTTCGTCCCCCGCGCCCATCGGCCGGAGAAGCCGCGCCGGTTCGGGATCACCGAGATCCGCGCGCCCTACTACGCCACGTTCGGCACGCGCCACCTGCAGGACGTCTTCGATGTCGCCGGCAACTGGGTCGACGGCATCAAATGGGCGGGCGGGTCGTTCTCGCTCGTCCCGCCCGAGCAGGTGCGGGCCTTCAGCGACATCGCGCACGAGAACGGCGCGTACGTGTCGTCGGGCGGCTGGATCGAGACGGTGCTGCGCTACGGCCCGGATGCCGTCGACCAGTACCTGAAGGAGGCGAAGGAGGTCGGCTTCGACGTCATCGAGATCTCGACCGGGTTCATCATGCTCCCCACGTCGGGCCTGCTGCGGCTCGTCGACAAGGTCGTCAAGGCGGGCCTCAAGGCCAAGCCGGAGCTGGGCATCCAGATCGGCTCCGGCGGCGACTCCGGCGAGGCCGAGCTGGCGGCCGAGACGAAGAAGGACGTCGGCGACCTCGTCGACCGGGCGCAGCAGGCGCTGGAGGCCGGTGCCGACATCATCATGATCGAGTCGGAGGGCATCACCGAGAACGTCACCGAGTGGAACACGGGTGCGGCGGCGGCCATCATCAACGGGGTCGGTCTCGAGAACGTCATGTTCGAGGCCGCAGACGGTCCCGTGTTCGAGTGGTACGTCAAGAACTACGGCAACGAGGTCAACCTCTTCGTCGACCACTCGCAGATCCTCCAGCTCGAGGGACTGCGGCAGAACATCTGGGGGAACAAGTCCACCTGGGGCCGGGTCATCAACCCTGCCTGA
- a CDS encoding MmgE/PrpD family protein, whose product MSTEVSRLAAFVAAAAFEDLSATALEQLKIRVLDTIGVAIGALDAEPVVAIRELIDDLGGAPAATLIGGGKTAPDRAAFYNSALSRYLDFMDSYLAKGETNHPSDNFGAVLAAAESVNADGRELLTAFAVAYQVHARLSDVAPVRARGFDHTTQGAYAAAAAAAKALRLPATQIANAISISGTANNALRVTRTGNLSHWKGLAYPQVSKEGTFAALLAARGITGPEEVFEGNKGFKDAIAGPFEIDWQTEDLERVRRSIVKKHNAEIHSQSALDAAQHVRSQTGFAASSIASVRLRTFDVAFSIIGGGEEGDKRTVRTKEEADHSLPWMLAVVLLDGELTPAQYAPARIVADDVQALMAKVEITPDDGFSARFPDEMPAELEVVLEDGTVLRSVQSSYEGFHDDPLGWDGARRKFDALATPFTTPELRNEIAAIVADLENRTVAELTSALARVSRTRA is encoded by the coding sequence ATGAGCACGGAAGTCTCTCGTCTGGCCGCCTTCGTCGCGGCCGCCGCCTTCGAGGATCTCAGCGCCACGGCGCTCGAACAGCTGAAGATCCGCGTCCTCGACACGATCGGGGTCGCGATCGGCGCCCTCGACGCCGAACCCGTCGTCGCCATCAGAGAGCTGATCGACGATCTCGGGGGCGCGCCGGCGGCCACGCTGATCGGCGGCGGCAAGACCGCGCCCGACCGCGCCGCCTTCTACAACAGCGCCCTGAGCCGCTACCTCGACTTCATGGACTCCTACCTCGCCAAGGGCGAGACCAACCACCCCTCCGACAACTTCGGGGCGGTGCTGGCCGCCGCGGAGTCCGTGAACGCCGACGGGCGCGAGCTGCTGACGGCGTTCGCCGTCGCCTATCAGGTGCACGCGCGCCTGTCCGACGTGGCACCGGTCCGCGCCCGCGGCTTCGACCACACGACGCAGGGCGCCTATGCGGCCGCCGCCGCGGCGGCCAAGGCGCTGCGGCTGCCCGCGACGCAGATTGCGAACGCGATCTCGATCTCGGGCACGGCCAACAACGCCCTGCGCGTGACACGCACCGGCAACCTGTCGCACTGGAAGGGCCTCGCCTACCCGCAGGTCTCGAAGGAGGGCACCTTCGCGGCGCTCCTCGCGGCACGGGGCATCACCGGGCCCGAGGAGGTCTTCGAGGGCAACAAGGGCTTCAAGGACGCGATCGCGGGTCCCTTCGAGATCGACTGGCAGACGGAGGACCTCGAACGGGTGCGGCGCTCGATCGTCAAGAAGCACAACGCCGAGATCCACTCGCAGTCGGCGTTGGACGCCGCGCAGCACGTCCGCTCCCAGACGGGCTTCGCCGCCTCCTCGATCGCGAGCGTGCGGCTGCGCACCTTCGACGTCGCCTTCTCGATCATCGGCGGCGGCGAGGAGGGGGACAAGCGCACGGTGCGCACGAAGGAGGAGGCCGACCACTCGCTGCCCTGGATGCTGGCCGTCGTCCTGCTGGACGGCGAGCTCACCCCCGCCCAGTACGCGCCCGCGCGCATCGTCGCCGACGACGTGCAGGCGCTGATGGCGAAGGTCGAGATCACGCCCGACGACGGCTTCTCCGCGCGCTTCCCCGACGAGATGCCCGCCGAGCTCGAGGTCGTGCTCGAGGACGGCACCGTGCTGCGCTCGGTGCAGAGCTCCTACGAAGGATTCCACGACGACCCGCTCGGCTGGGACGGCGCCCGGCGCAAGTTCGACGCGCTCGCAACGCCGTTCACGACGCCCGAGCTGCGCAATGAGATCGCCGCGATCGTCGCGGATCTCGAGAATCGCACGGTCGCCGAGCTCACGAGCGCTCTCGCCCGCGTCAGCCGCACACGCGCGTGA